In Leptospira bourretii, a genomic segment contains:
- a CDS encoding MutS-related protein yields MQIQYAKRTQTFILEELSRLTGEFKKIKTREVWEYPENVRNHPLSIDLDLCTKQGFLSIYDTTITEIGFGAYLKRFLQEPIEERNLHSDSLEIQNILKKNPSYAYHLLRKFLVPDAETNEKFSLPQVNAEDSFWKKRRFLKGFYPIWGFLSPVYIVLGLSFDLPLIPLLLLLNGILFVSYRRESLKQWKEIKALSSGASRFQKTFVYLAKERKTTEQMIGRISSLGDSSELLISPLPHLILNLLCLWDLWKIKSLENWKLKFGNLWNELQIQIIKTDSFLPFANFGFLFPESNFAHLSPSGSLSAESLVHPLLPKSSRVFNPLTKMEPGDLMIVTGSNMSGKTTYLRSIAMSLLIAGSGAPILGKKFEYPEFQIHTLIRSQDSMEDGVSFFYSEVRRLSAIIQNAESSKKIPILFLDEILKGTNSKERFIATREILSVLREKRAIVFLTTHDLKLAEIPWAKRFHFTELEKDGQMDFDYQIRDGVSGSTNALKILKKEGIPIRNEEE; encoded by the coding sequence ATACAAATCCAGTATGCCAAAAGAACACAAACTTTTATTTTAGAAGAGCTTTCTAGACTAACAGGTGAATTTAAAAAAATCAAAACAAGAGAAGTTTGGGAATATCCGGAAAATGTACGAAACCACCCTCTTTCGATTGATTTAGATCTTTGCACCAAACAAGGGTTTTTGAGTATTTATGATACCACGATCACAGAGATTGGATTTGGGGCCTATCTCAAACGTTTTTTACAAGAACCAATTGAAGAAAGAAACCTCCATTCAGATTCCTTAGAGATTCAAAATATTCTAAAAAAAAATCCCTCTTATGCCTATCACCTCTTACGCAAATTTTTAGTACCGGATGCGGAAACAAATGAAAAGTTTTCTTTGCCACAAGTAAATGCGGAAGATTCCTTTTGGAAAAAAAGAAGGTTTTTAAAGGGTTTTTATCCTATTTGGGGATTCCTTTCTCCCGTTTATATAGTTTTGGGATTGTCATTTGACCTACCGCTCATTCCTCTCCTTCTTCTTTTGAACGGCATATTATTTGTGAGTTATCGTCGTGAGTCTTTAAAACAATGGAAAGAGATTAAGGCTTTATCTTCTGGGGCATCACGATTTCAAAAGACCTTTGTGTATTTGGCAAAAGAAAGAAAGACCACCGAACAGATGATTGGTCGAATTTCTTCTCTCGGTGATTCTTCTGAGTTACTGATTTCTCCCTTACCCCATCTTATATTGAATCTTTTATGTTTATGGGATCTTTGGAAAATTAAATCCCTAGAAAATTGGAAACTAAAGTTTGGAAACCTATGGAATGAACTGCAAATTCAAATTATAAAAACAGATTCTTTCCTTCCTTTTGCAAATTTTGGTTTTTTATTTCCTGAATCAAATTTTGCTCATCTCTCTCCATCAGGATCTCTCAGTGCCGAAAGTTTAGTTCACCCACTCCTTCCTAAATCCAGTCGTGTGTTTAATCCTCTCACCAAAATGGAGCCAGGGGATTTGATGATTGTGACTGGGTCCAATATGAGTGGGAAAACGACATACCTCAGATCTATCGCCATGTCTTTGTTAATTGCTGGATCTGGTGCTCCCATCTTAGGTAAAAAATTCGAATATCCAGAGTTTCAAATCCACACTCTCATCCGATCTCAAGATTCGATGGAAGATGGAGTTTCCTTTTTTTATAGTGAAGTGAGGAGGCTCTCTGCAATCATACAAAATGCAGAGAGCTCTAAAAAAATTCCTATCCTATTTTTAGATGAAATTCTAAAAGGAACCAATTCGAAAGAACGTTTTATCGCAACACGAGAGATTCTTTCTGTCCTTAGAGAAAAACGGGCAATCGTATTTCTGACAACACACGATTTAAAACTAGCAGAAATTCCTTGGGCCAAACGATTCCATTTCACTGAGTTAGAAAAAGATGGCCAAATGGATTTTGATTACCAAATCCGAGACGGGGTTTCCGGTTCTACGAATGCTTTAAAGATTTTAAAGAAAGAAGGGATTCCGATTCGTAACGAAGAGGAATGA
- a CDS encoding HEAT repeat domain-containing protein: MKKVFTFLIFALSFHLYATDLKDDLKNATSDGEKISILSEMGKSGESKYVKAITEQLEKGESSKIRSQAASSLGDLKAGFNELQKAFENDDVYVREAAIEALARIGNTKSQSYFEKGTKDKNEKIRFYSVQGLSKVGRSGNAPIFRNAIEWKDKPTQLAAIRGLGNINAWDEWTYVKPFCSNSDKEFVMACLYSAGKFKTDESLSAIEGLLASQDAEVSKEAFNAISNFKPAQVIPTLIRFKKSNPNHPNLDDLSANLKKLKAAKQYAIINVSDRLNLRSKANERSEVITGLPGNAVVEILSREPRKYIITNSKGEEMEDFWYQVKTSDGKKGYLFGEFIHVVDSY, translated from the coding sequence GTGAAGAAAGTATTCACATTTCTAATTTTTGCTTTGAGTTTTCATTTATATGCAACTGATCTAAAAGATGATCTAAAGAATGCTACAAGCGACGGCGAAAAAATATCCATCCTTTCTGAAATGGGAAAATCTGGAGAATCGAAATATGTAAAGGCAATCACCGAACAACTGGAAAAAGGTGAATCTAGTAAAATTCGTTCGCAGGCAGCCAGTTCTCTAGGAGATTTAAAAGCAGGTTTTAATGAACTCCAAAAAGCGTTTGAAAACGATGATGTTTACGTACGAGAAGCAGCCATCGAGGCTTTAGCTCGCATTGGAAATACAAAATCACAATCTTATTTCGAAAAAGGAACGAAAGACAAAAACGAAAAAATACGTTTTTATAGCGTTCAAGGTTTGTCAAAAGTAGGAAGAAGTGGCAACGCACCTATTTTCCGTAACGCGATTGAATGGAAAGACAAACCAACTCAATTAGCTGCAATTCGAGGGCTTGGAAATATCAATGCCTGGGATGAATGGACTTATGTGAAACCATTTTGCTCCAACTCAGACAAAGAATTTGTAATGGCCTGTTTATACAGTGCAGGTAAATTCAAAACAGATGAATCTCTATCAGCAATTGAAGGATTATTGGCAAGTCAAGACGCAGAAGTAAGTAAAGAAGCATTTAATGCTATTTCTAACTTTAAACCTGCACAAGTAATTCCCACACTAATTCGATTTAAAAAATCCAACCCCAACCACCCAAATTTAGACGACTTAAGTGCAAATTTAAAAAAATTAAAAGCGGCAAAACAGTATGCAATCATCAATGTTTCCGATCGCCTAAATTTACGTTCCAAAGCAAATGAACGATCGGAAGTAATCACTGGACTACCAGGAAATGCTGTAGTTGAAATTTTATCTAGAGAACCTAGAAAATACATTATTACCAATAGTAAAGGTGAAGAGATGGAAGACTTTTGGTACCAAGTTAAAACAAGTGATGGTAAAAAAGGTTATTTATTCGGTGAATTTATCCATGTCGTAGATAGTTACTAA
- a CDS encoding AsmA family protein — protein MKQSIRDKIKGVVGKILLTGIFVVSMTMFFILYPLLADPDYYKKLILDTTYQLTGLEVNYQVSEPVFFPFPGIELAEVSVSKNDDELIQLHKLRIEVYYGVFVGQPLEIRKIYLNTGTVEITREKNESFPMFERILSKSGSNTNELTKETEPTIVADKKYYFSKVFANFVNQIEIKNITILFEDKLYARNIKLYLWETTFQLDRDLRDLDVYIYGKLNDEPISLSSNFVFVKDEMNYESARFEGDFSFQNLKGIDLHDILIIFTYGDLRFLKTTGNIPFYKRDETKIYAVVDRLHIRDLALRDGKTFADGHVSTIINYDIQEDKLSFANILVDWKGKSKLNGSGYVNFLKPPLSPTISFEGASDYLDVPSIIKVIKIWIDPDFEKSILTRGIPSTGYVNRMNVYLNFNLRNLNAGDFHADALKLNLHYAKRKLNITKYQMRAYEGTVDGTGHYVWGNNPGLVIKGNIKNLNITPILSDLFKISPITGKLDSEFALGSPSDTEEGLLSNLQIIGNINANNGELLSYTNILKPISSIGSVINLKKVDFSRATPYRELKFDFHYAKESIEVRNFALKADGIVGSGGGKIGFNKNIDMRFTIAFPGVAGRALKLPIIYRGTYGISSPFIDPIWLGSVYAGTIFLASPAGAAVGGIAGSAMSEYVNKAVDNVTGGVQKGWKGIKSLFGGKEEEEIKND, from the coding sequence ATGAAGCAGAGTATCCGAGATAAAATCAAAGGAGTTGTAGGAAAGATCCTACTCACAGGGATTTTTGTCGTTTCCATGACGATGTTTTTTATTCTGTATCCCCTTCTTGCAGATCCGGACTATTATAAAAAACTAATCCTCGATACTACATACCAGCTAACAGGGCTAGAGGTGAACTATCAAGTTTCCGAACCTGTATTTTTTCCCTTTCCTGGAATTGAGTTGGCCGAGGTATCAGTTTCGAAAAATGATGATGAGTTGATTCAGTTACATAAACTTAGAATCGAAGTATATTATGGAGTTTTTGTTGGGCAACCATTAGAAATTAGAAAAATATATCTGAATACAGGAACGGTTGAAATCACTCGAGAAAAAAATGAATCCTTCCCTATGTTTGAAAGAATCCTATCTAAATCAGGATCCAATACAAATGAATTAACAAAAGAAACTGAACCTACTATTGTAGCAGACAAAAAATATTATTTTTCAAAAGTTTTTGCTAACTTTGTCAATCAAATCGAAATTAAAAACATCACGATTCTCTTTGAAGATAAACTATATGCACGAAATATAAAATTATACCTTTGGGAGACCACTTTCCAATTAGACCGTGATCTGCGAGACCTGGATGTTTATATATATGGTAAGTTAAATGATGAACCAATTTCATTAAGTTCTAATTTTGTATTTGTAAAAGATGAAATGAATTACGAATCAGCTAGGTTCGAAGGTGATTTTTCTTTTCAAAATCTAAAAGGGATCGACCTTCATGACATTTTAATCATTTTTACTTATGGAGATTTGAGATTTTTAAAAACTACTGGGAACATTCCATTTTATAAACGAGACGAAACAAAAATTTATGCCGTTGTCGATCGTTTGCATATTCGTGACTTGGCACTAAGGGATGGTAAAACTTTTGCTGATGGGCATGTCTCTACCATCATCAATTATGATATCCAAGAGGACAAATTGTCTTTTGCAAACATTCTCGTCGATTGGAAAGGTAAATCCAAATTAAATGGATCAGGGTATGTAAACTTTTTAAAGCCACCTCTATCGCCAACCATCTCTTTTGAAGGTGCTTCAGATTATTTGGATGTACCAAGTATCATCAAGGTAATTAAGATTTGGATTGATCCCGATTTTGAAAAATCAATTTTAACAAGGGGCATTCCTAGTACCGGTTATGTAAATCGGATGAATGTATATTTAAATTTTAATTTAAGAAATCTTAATGCAGGTGATTTTCACGCTGATGCCTTAAAATTAAATCTTCATTATGCAAAACGTAAATTGAATATCACAAAATATCAGATGAGAGCCTACGAAGGAACTGTTGATGGAACAGGCCATTATGTTTGGGGAAACAATCCTGGGCTTGTGATCAAAGGAAATATAAAAAATTTGAACATAACACCAATCCTTTCTGATCTTTTTAAAATTTCTCCAATTACTGGAAAATTAGATTCCGAATTTGCTTTGGGTTCTCCATCTGATACCGAAGAAGGTCTACTTTCTAATTTGCAGATCATTGGAAATATCAATGCCAATAATGGTGAATTGTTAAGTTATACAAATATTTTAAAACCGATAAGTTCGATTGGTAGTGTTATCAATTTGAAGAAGGTGGACTTTAGTAGAGCCACTCCCTACCGCGAGTTAAAATTTGATTTTCATTATGCAAAAGAATCCATTGAAGTAAGAAACTTTGCTTTAAAAGCAGATGGCATTGTTGGTTCCGGTGGCGGCAAAATTGGATTTAATAAAAATATCGATATGCGATTTACAATTGCCTTTCCGGGTGTTGCAGGGAGAGCCTTAAAACTCCCAATTATCTATCGCGGAACCTATGGAATCTCTTCCCCATTCATTGATCCTATTTGGCTTGGTTCTGTATACGCAGGGACAATTTTCTTAGCAAGCCCAGCGGGTGCTGCCGTTGGTGGAATTGCCGGATCAGCCATGTCTGAGTATGTAAACAAGGCTGTGGACAATGTAACCGGTGGAGTACAAAAAGGATGGAAAGGAATTAAGTCGTTATTTGGTGGAAAAGAAGAGGAAGAAATAAAAAATGATTAA
- a CDS encoding ABC transporter ATP-binding protein, with protein sequence MLNVKDLVVSYKQSQTLSFSSKRLVAVEGVSFSIPQGKILGLVGESGCGKSTIGRAILSLLPFDSGSIQFENKEIKDIPKEEQKALRRKIQVVFQDPYSSLNPRFTIEEIITEGLQIHFPNLSSFEKKEKAIKALAEVNLPSDILHRYPHEFSGGQRQRIAIARALILEPNLVVCDEAVSALDISTQAQVINNILLLREKYSLSYLFISHDLNIVKHVSDRIAVMYLGQIVEEGSRDEISNSPFHPYTKALFSASFDLKDRTKVSQPLTGEIPSLMNKPLGCRFHTRCPIAKEICKTEEPLESFPSAMRRVKCHFPLK encoded by the coding sequence GTGCTTAATGTAAAAGATTTAGTTGTTTCTTATAAACAATCACAGACACTTTCTTTTTCTTCCAAACGACTTGTGGCCGTTGAAGGAGTTAGTTTTTCAATACCCCAAGGAAAAATTTTAGGTCTTGTCGGTGAGTCCGGTTGTGGTAAATCAACCATTGGCCGAGCCATATTATCCTTATTACCGTTTGATTCTGGATCAATTCAATTCGAAAATAAAGAAATTAAAGATATCCCCAAAGAAGAACAAAAAGCCCTTCGACGCAAAATCCAAGTTGTATTCCAAGATCCATATTCTTCATTAAACCCACGTTTTACGATTGAAGAAATTATAACCGAAGGACTTCAAATCCATTTTCCCAATTTGAGTTCCTTTGAAAAAAAAGAAAAAGCAATAAAGGCACTTGCAGAAGTAAATTTACCTTCAGATATTTTACATCGATATCCTCATGAATTTAGTGGGGGACAAAGACAAAGAATTGCGATTGCCCGAGCTTTAATTTTGGAACCAAACCTAGTTGTTTGTGACGAAGCCGTTTCTGCTTTGGATATTTCCACACAAGCACAAGTAATTAATAATATTTTGTTATTACGAGAGAAATATAGCCTATCTTATTTGTTTATATCTCATGACTTGAACATTGTAAAACACGTATCCGATCGAATTGCTGTCATGTATTTGGGACAAATTGTCGAAGAAGGTAGCAGGGATGAGATCAGTAACTCTCCATTCCATCCCTACACAAAAGCATTATTCTCTGCTAGTTTCGATTTAAAGGACCGCACGAAGGTATCTCAACCGTTAACAGGGGAAATTCCCAGTTTGATGAACAAACCGCTCGGATGTAGATTTCATACAAGATGTCCTATCGCAAAAGAAATCTGTAAAACAGAAGAACCCTTGGAAAGTTTTCCTTCGGCGATGCGCCGAGTGAAATGTCATTTTCCTTTAAAGTAA
- a CDS encoding ABC transporter ATP-binding protein, producing MTNIKKAIQVKDLSIQIKTDDGILSIVDHVNFDLVTGETLALVGESGCGKSITSLALTKLLPSNTTVYPTGSILFGENDLLKSDPNHLRSVRGREISYVFQEPFSALNPLHKIGNQLTEGFLLHGLGSKEEAEEKAIYLLERVGITDAKLRLNQYPNQFSGGMLQRVCIAMALMCDPKILIADEPTSAIDVTIQLQLIELLKELRKENGMSVLFISHDIGLVSHIADRIAVMYAGKIIEQGTVGEIIDTPKHPYTQALIAAYPTHENIGKKLVTIEGIVPSPKSYPKGCRFHTRCSEKIDLCDRSVPKLIPMTESQSVECFLYGGKESA from the coding sequence ATGACAAATATCAAAAAAGCCATCCAAGTCAAAGATCTTTCCATTCAAATCAAAACTGACGATGGTATTTTGTCCATTGTGGATCATGTTAATTTTGATTTGGTTACAGGGGAAACATTAGCTCTTGTCGGAGAGTCAGGTTGTGGAAAGTCAATCACAAGTTTAGCATTGACCAAACTTCTTCCCTCCAACACAACCGTGTATCCTACTGGATCAATTTTGTTTGGAGAAAATGATTTATTGAAATCTGATCCAAACCACCTAAGATCAGTTCGTGGAAGAGAAATTTCTTATGTTTTCCAAGAACCTTTCTCTGCATTGAACCCACTTCATAAAATTGGTAACCAATTGACGGAAGGATTTTTGTTACATGGGCTCGGTTCAAAAGAAGAAGCAGAAGAGAAGGCTATCTATTTACTGGAACGTGTTGGGATAACTGACGCCAAACTACGATTAAATCAATATCCGAATCAGTTTTCAGGTGGTATGTTACAAAGAGTTTGTATTGCTATGGCTTTGATGTGCGATCCTAAGATTCTAATCGCAGATGAACCAACCAGTGCCATTGATGTCACGATTCAATTGCAATTGATCGAACTTTTGAAAGAACTACGAAAAGAAAACGGAATGTCGGTGTTGTTTATTTCACACGATATCGGACTTGTGAGTCATATTGCTGATCGGATTGCGGTCATGTATGCAGGAAAGATCATTGAACAAGGAACAGTTGGCGAGATCATTGATACACCCAAACATCCTTATACTCAAGCTTTAATCGCAGCCTATCCGACACATGAAAACATTGGTAAAAAATTGGTAACGATCGAAGGAATTGTACCATCACCAAAATCTTATCCAAAAGGATGTCGGTTTCACACACGTTGTAGCGAAAAAATCGATCTTTGTGACAGGTCAGTTCCTAAATTGATTCCAATGACTGAATCCCAATCTGTAGAATGTTTTTTATACGGAGGAAAAGAAAGTGCTTAA